One stretch of Chlamydia abortus DNA includes these proteins:
- the gmk gene encoding guanylate kinase, whose amino-acid sequence MKNKVRVPFSPDHPLCAPKLFTISAPAGAGKTTLVRMLAREFPDSFQKTLSLTTRAPRPEEIPGVDYQFVSQEEFQRRLDNEDFLEWVALFGEYYGTSRLGIDEIWKSGRHAVAVIDVEGALVLQSKIPTVAIFISAPSQEELERRLKQRGSEQDTQRQERLQHSLIEQAAADKFEYVIINDDLEKSYEVLKSIFIAEEHRNVL is encoded by the coding sequence ATGAAAAATAAAGTTCGTGTTCCTTTTTCTCCCGATCATCCCCTGTGCGCACCAAAATTATTCACTATTAGTGCTCCTGCTGGAGCTGGGAAAACGACGCTAGTCCGTATGTTGGCTAGAGAATTCCCAGATTCTTTTCAGAAGACTTTATCACTGACAACACGAGCACCTCGTCCCGAAGAAATTCCCGGAGTAGATTATCAATTTGTTTCTCAAGAGGAGTTTCAACGACGCTTAGACAATGAAGATTTTCTTGAGTGGGTAGCACTTTTTGGTGAGTATTACGGAACAAGTCGTCTGGGGATTGATGAAATTTGGAAATCTGGAAGGCACGCGGTGGCGGTCATTGACGTGGAAGGCGCTTTGGTCTTACAGAGTAAAATTCCCACAGTGGCGATTTTTATTTCTGCACCATCTCAGGAAGAGCTAGAAAGGCGTCTAAAACAAAGAGGATCAGAACAAGATACTCAAAGACAAGAGCGGTTGCAGCATAGTCTTATTGAACAAGCTGCAGCTGATAAATTTGAATACGTCATTATCAATGATGATTTGGAGAAATCTTACGAGGTTTTGAAAAGTATTTTTATAGCAGAAGAACATAGGAACGTATTATGA